GTCGGGAGCGAGGTCCTGGGCCGGCGGAACGTCCTGCCGCCGCCGCCCCAGCAGATGGGCGCCGAGGACTTCTCCTTCTACCTGAAAGACCAGGGCGGCGCCCCGGGCGTCATGTTCGCCCTCGGGGTCGAGACCGACGAGACCCTGCACACGCCGCGCTTCGACTTCGGCTCGGCCGCCCTCGAGCCGGGCATCCTGATGATGGCCGGCGTCGCGATCCGCGCGCTCGATGCCCTGGCGTCCGCCGGCGGTCAGTAGCCCGCACGCTTGTCGACAACGTTCAGCAGCGGTTCGCCGGCGGCGAAACGGCGCACGTTCTCCCGCAGCAGGGCGAACTGACGCCGGAGCGTCTGCGGCGAGAAGCCGGACACGTGCGGGGTGACCACCACGTTCTCCATGGTCCAGAGCGGGCTCTCGACGGGCAGCGGCTCCCGGGCGGTAACGTCCAGGCCCGCACCGCCCAGGTGGCCGCGCTGCAGGGCGTCGATCAGCGCGGATTCGTCCACCACGGCGCCGCGCGCCACGTTGACGAAGACCGAACCGGGCTTCATCAGGGCCAGCTCGCGCCGGCCGATCAGGCCCCGGGTCTCGTCGGTCAGGGCGCAGCTCAGGACCAGGTAGTCGGACTGCCGGAGCAGATCGTCCAGGCGGTCGGGGCCCCAGACCTCATCGGCGAACTCGTCCGCCTGCGGCCGCCGGCGCAGGGCGAGCACGCGCATGCCGAACCCCTTCGCCCGCCGCGCCACCTCCCGGCCGATGCCTCCGTAACCGACGACGCCGAGCGTGGCGCCGTTGAGTTCCCGCACCTGCCCGGTGATGCGCGTGCGGGCGCCCGGGGCATGCCAGAGCTGCTCCGGTGGGCGCCGGGCGCAGGTCAGCAGGGCGCGGGAGACCGCCAGCATCATGCCGATCGCGTGGTCTGCCATGGGCACGGCGAAGACGCCCGCCGCGTTCGTGACCAGCACGTCGCTCTCGGCCAGCGCGGGGAACATCTGCGACTCGATGCCGGCCCAGTCGAAGTGGACCCAGCGCAGGCGTCGGGCCGCCGCGAAGATGTCCTCGTTCCACGGGCCCGGCACGTAGGCCTCGGCATCGGGGATGTCTCGTATCGCCTCGTCGCGCGTATTCGTCACCACCACGTTCTCATCCGGAACGGCTGCGGCCAGTCCCGCGCGATCTTCGTCCGACATCCGTATCGCCACTACGATCTTCACGGCCGTCTCCTTCCCTGTCCGGCGGTCCTGCGTCCGCGCCCCGGCCGTCCTGAGCCCGGTACCCGGGGGCCGCCGGTGCCGGCTGCGCCAAACCATAGCGCCTCGGCGCCGGCCGCGCAACAGGAACGCCGACCCGCTGTGGGCCGGCGGCCGCCCGTGCGAGGGGCACGCGCCGTCGTGCCGCTCCGTGCTCGTCCGTGGTGGTCCGCGTGTCCGTGCATGGGGCTTGACGCACCGAGAGAGAAGCCGTAAACTATACAGGCGTATCCTCCATGAGGTGGGGCGCATGCATACGCCGTGCATCATCCACGTGGACGCCGATGCGTTCTTCGCGTCCGTCGAGCAGGCGCTGGACCCGTCGCTGCGGGGCCGGCCGGTGGTTGTCGGGGGCGGGGTGGGCGGGCGCGGGGTGGTCGCGGCCGCGTCGTACGAGGCGCGGCGGCTGGGGCTGAGCGCGGGCATGCCCATCGCCCGGGCCCGGGAGCGCTGTCCGGACGCCGTCTGCGTGCCGCCCCGGTTCGAGGAATACAACCGCTTCGCCGCGCGCATGTTCGACGTGTTCTCGGGCGTCACGCCGTTGGTCGAGCAGCCCTCCCCGGACGAATGCTACCTGGACCTTCGGGGATGCGAACGCCTGTATGGTGCATGGACGCCGGCGCCCTTTGCGCGGATCGCGCCGGGCGTCTACCGGCGTCGCGAAGGCGACCGCCTGCCCGCCGCACGGTGGACGTCCGTGCCCGCGTCCTGCTCCTGGCCGGCCGCCGTGGCGCTGCGGATTCGGCGGGCAGTGCGCGGGCAACTCGGGCTGAACGTGTCGGCGGGCATCGGCTCGAACAAGCTCATCGCCAAGCTGGCCTCGAAGCTGGCCAAGCCGGACGGCGCCGCGCTGGTGGCGCCGGGGTACGAGGCCGATTTTCTGGCGACGATCGACCTGAAGGACGTGCCGGGCATCGGCCCGGTCACCCGGGAGCGCCTGCATCGCTGGAACGTGCGGAGCGTCGAGCAGGCGCGGCGCCTGCCGCCGGAGGTCTGGGAGGACGCGTTCGGTCCGGAGCGCGGGGCGGCGCTCTACGGCCTGGTGCGCGGCGATCTGCCGTGCGAGGCGGCCGGGCTGCGCGCGGACGGGCCGCCGCGCTCGATCAGCCGCGAGACGACGTTCTGGAGCGCATCCGGCGACTACGCATTCGTCGAGTCGATGCTGTTCTACCTGACCGAACGGCTGGGGCGCGCGCTGCGGAGGGAGCGCGTGCACGGACGCACCGTGCAGGTCAAACTGCGCTACCAGGATGCCGCGGCCGTGCAGTGCGCGCGGACGCTGCGGGCGCCGACGGACGGCGACGCCCCCATCTTCGCGGCCGCGCGGAGTCTTCTGCGGGCGCGGTGGACGCGCACCCGCCGGCTGCGGCTGGTCGGTGTGGGGCTGGCCGACCTTCGCCCGGTGCTGGCGCGGCAGGACAGCCTGTTCGACGGCGACGCCGAGCACGCCCGCCGCATCGACCGCTGCCTGGACGGCTTGCGGGACCGGTTCGGCTTCGACGTGATCCGGCGCGGCCTGTCGATCAACCTGGATCGGGCGGACCGGCCGGAGCCGGCGCGGCCGTGACCTCGCCCGCCGCCCGGGGAATCCGATATGATGAGGCCTCCGCAGAGTGCGGAGGCCTCCGCAGAGTGCGGAGGCTCCCCCGCCGGCTGTTCGCCCGAACGGGGAACCGGCGCGTTCCGACCACCTTCCGGCGGGCCATGACATGGACAATGACCGCATGAGACGCGCGACGAACCGGGCGTGCGGGGGCGCCGTGACCCTGCTCCTGCTCGCAGCGTCTGCGGCGCTGGCAGCGTCTGCGGCGCTCGCAGCGTCTGCGGCGCTGGCAGCGGCCGTCCCGCAGGACGAGGGGGCGCCGCTGGTGTCGGTGAACGGCCACCTGATCATGACGCGCCACCTGGAGGCCCATCTGCGCACGCTGCAGCCGCTGTCCGCAGCCGCGTTCGACTCGGCGACGTCGACGGCCATCGAGCTGGAGTACGTGGACGCGCAGCGGCGCCGGGAGGCGCTGGAGACGCTGATCGAGCGGCGCCTGCTCTACCAGCAGGCGCAGGAGGAGTACCTGGGCACCGAGCAGGCGCGCACGATCGTGGACGCGGCGGTCGAGGACGAGGTGCGCAGGTTCGAGGAACGCGTCGGCTCCCTGCTGACCGCACGCCGCGTGCTGGCCCAGGTGGGGATGACGCTGGAGGAGTACAGGGAGCTGCTGAGGCAGAGCCTGCTGACAAACAAGCTGCTCTCGGACAAGGTGGTCGCGCGCGTGCTGGTGGCGCCGGCGGAGTCGCGGCAGTACTACGCCGGCCACCCGGAGGAGTTCGCGCAGCCGCGGGCCATCCTCTTCCGGCAGATGCTGTTCGTGGTGCTCGGCGAGGACGACGAGGACGAGCAGCGCGCGCGGGCGGAGGCCGCCCTGGAGCGGCTGCAGGAGGGCGAGGCGTTCGAGGTGGTGGCCCGGGACACGGCGGCCGAGGCCGAGGGCGAGCCGGGAGCCGTCCGGCGTGTGGAGGTGCCGGACGACTTGCCCGAGTGGCTGCCGCCGGCCGTCGAGGGGCTGGCTGCCGGCGAGACCTCGGAGGTGCGGCGGCTGGCCGCCGGCTACTCCGTGGCCCGCCTGGAGGAGGTGCGCCCGCCGGGCCTGAGGCCGTTCGAAGAGGTGCAGCCGGCGATCAAGGAGGCGCTGCTCCGGTACAAGCGCGCCGTCGCGCAGGCGAGCTACGTGGAGGAGCTGCGCAGGACCGCGCGCATCGAGTACCTGCCCGCCGGGCGCGATCTGATGCCGCAGTGACCGGACCGGGGCATCCGGGCATTGCGCCGTCATCGGCGTGCCCGCTGCCCGGCCGGCGGAGGGGGGGGCACTTGAAGGGCCGCCGATGGGGGCTATGATGGTGGCTTTCGACCCCTGTGAGGCGGGAGGCCGGTGTGGACGATTTCCTGCGCGTGGCAGTGCCCGTCGCCCGTGTGCTGATCCCCATCGGGTTGGGGGTGCTGCTGCGGTGGATGCGCGTGTTCAACGACGACGACGGGGCGGTTCTGCGGCGGTTCGTCGTGCGGTTCACGGTGCCGCTGTTCGTCTTCTTCTCGATCTACGAGTCGTCGCCGGACAGCTTTCGGGCGATCGGCCCCATGGCGGCGGCCCTGCCGGTCTACACGGCGGTGCTGTTCGGGATCGGGTGGGTCGTGGCGCGTCGGTTCGGCGACGGGCGGCGCCGCGCGGCCGTGCACAACTGCATCACGTTCTGCAACTACGGCTGGCTCGGCTACGGCGTGGCCTACGCGTTGCAGGGCCAGGAGGGGCTGCAGCGGGTCATCTACTTCCTGCTGCTCTGGTGGCCGGTCTTCTATGCCTTCGGGCTGCTGATCGGCTACGTCCACCTGGGCGGGCAGAAGGGGTGCATCCCGCTGCGGCGCACGCTGGCGCTGGCGCTGCCGCCGGTCGGGGCCATGGTGTTGGGCCTGGGGGCGAACCTGGGCGGGCTGGTGCTGCCGGCCATCGCCGTCGAATCGCTCAAGCCGCTCGGGGAGATGACGGTGCCGATCATCCTGCTGAGCGTGGGCATGATGCTGGACTTCAGCCGGCTGCATCATGAGGTCCGGCCGGCGCTGCTGATCTCCGCCGTCAGCCTGGCCGTCGGCCCCCTGGTCGCCTGGGCGGTGGCGGCGCTGCTGACGAGGGACGCCGTCAGCCACGCCGCGCTCGTCCTGGAAGGCGCCATGCCGGTCGCCACGGTCATCCCGCTGCTGGAGGAGAACTACGAAATGGACGCCGACCTGGTCAGCACCTCGATCGTGCTCAGCACCGTTCTGTCGCTGGTCTCCATCCCGATCGTGGCCCTCTTCGTCCTCGGTTGAGCGGGCAGGCCGCGCCGCTCAGACCTCGTCGTTGTACCCCGCCGGCTCGTCCTGCGCCTCGTGCATGCGGCGTCGGTTCCGCGCAACGGCGATGCTGCGGACGAGGGTCAGGATGCCGAACAGCCCCACGGCCACCGCGATCGTGCCCTGAACGGTCAGCAACAGCAGTCGGTGGTCGCCTTCGGCGATCTCGCGGATGCCGGCAGTCACGAGCACGGCCGCGGCCAGCACGGCCAGGGCCACGACGGGCCGGCGGCGGCTCCAGAGCCAGAGCAGGGCGCAGAGCGCGAACACCACCAGCACG
The Candidatus Brocadiaceae bacterium genome window above contains:
- a CDS encoding D-2-hydroxyacid dehydrogenase; translated protein: MKIVVAIRMSDEDRAGLAAAVPDENVVVTNTRDEAIRDIPDAEAYVPGPWNEDIFAAARRLRWVHFDWAGIESQMFPALAESDVLVTNAAGVFAVPMADHAIGMMLAVSRALLTCARRPPEQLWHAPGARTRITGQVRELNGATLGVVGYGGIGREVARRAKGFGMRVLALRRRPQADEFADEVWGPDRLDDLLRQSDYLVLSCALTDETRGLIGRRELALMKPGSVFVNVARGAVVDESALIDALQRGHLGGAGLDVTAREPLPVESPLWTMENVVVTPHVSGFSPQTLRRQFALLRENVRRFAAGEPLLNVVDKRAGY
- a CDS encoding DNA polymerase IV, with amino-acid sequence MHTPCIIHVDADAFFASVEQALDPSLRGRPVVVGGGVGGRGVVAAASYEARRLGLSAGMPIARARERCPDAVCVPPRFEEYNRFAARMFDVFSGVTPLVEQPSPDECYLDLRGCERLYGAWTPAPFARIAPGVYRRREGDRLPAARWTSVPASCSWPAAVALRIRRAVRGQLGLNVSAGIGSNKLIAKLASKLAKPDGAALVAPGYEADFLATIDLKDVPGIGPVTRERLHRWNVRSVEQARRLPPEVWEDAFGPERGAALYGLVRGDLPCEAAGLRADGPPRSISRETTFWSASGDYAFVESMLFYLTERLGRALRRERVHGRTVQVKLRYQDAAAVQCARTLRAPTDGDAPIFAAARSLLRARWTRTRRLRLVGVGLADLRPVLARQDSLFDGDAEHARRIDRCLDGLRDRFGFDVIRRGLSINLDRADRPEPARP
- a CDS encoding AEC family transporter, with product MDDFLRVAVPVARVLIPIGLGVLLRWMRVFNDDDGAVLRRFVVRFTVPLFVFFSIYESSPDSFRAIGPMAAALPVYTAVLFGIGWVVARRFGDGRRRAAVHNCITFCNYGWLGYGVAYALQGQEGLQRVIYFLLLWWPVFYAFGLLIGYVHLGGQKGCIPLRRTLALALPPVGAMVLGLGANLGGLVLPAIAVESLKPLGEMTVPIILLSVGMMLDFSRLHHEVRPALLISAVSLAVGPLVAWAVAALLTRDAVSHAALVLEGAMPVATVIPLLEENYEMDADLVSTSIVLSTVLSLVSIPIVALFVLG